One region of Drosophila kikkawai strain 14028-0561.14 chromosome 2R, DkikHiC1v2, whole genome shotgun sequence genomic DNA includes:
- the Fis1 gene encoding mitochondrial fission 1 protein isoform X1 gives MDELLNDVVPQEDLEKFEKKYHHELELDGEVTTETKFEYAFCLVRSRYTNDIKKGIMILEELARTHPDGRRDYIYYLAFGNARIKEYTSGLKYCRAFLDIESNDQVRSLEEYIKKQSDKEIAKGMAVAGGAALVLGGILGLGIAMARNKPKREK, from the exons atggaCGAGTTGTTAAACGATGTGGTACCACAGGAAGATTTAGAG aagtttgaaaaaaaatatcatcacGAGCTAGAGTTGGATGGAGAAGTTACTACTGAGACAAAGTTTGA GTATGCCTTCTGTCTGGTTCGCAGTCGCTATACAAACGATATCAAAAAG GGAATCATGATATTGGAGGAGCTGGCCCGTACACATCCAGATGGTAGACgtgattatatttattatttagcgTTTGGAAATGCTCGTATTAAGGAGTACACCTCAGGCTTAAAATACTGCAGAGCATTTCTGGATATCGAATCGAATGATCAAGTGCGCTCTTTGGAG gaatatataaaaaaacaaagtgaTAAGGAAATTGCTAAGGGTATGGCAGTTGCTGGAGGAGCCGCTCTTGTACTCGGTGGCATATTGGGACTAGGAATCGCTATGGCTAGGAA TAAACCAAAACGGGAGAAATAA
- the Fis1 gene encoding mitochondrial fission 1 protein isoform X2, with amino-acid sequence MILEELARTHPDGRRDYIYYLAFGNARIKEYTSGLKYCRAFLDIESNDQVRSLEEYIKKQSDKEIAKGMAVAGGAALVLGGILGLGIAMARNKPKREK; translated from the exons ATGATATTGGAGGAGCTGGCCCGTACACATCCAGATGGTAGACgtgattatatttattatttagcgTTTGGAAATGCTCGTATTAAGGAGTACACCTCAGGCTTAAAATACTGCAGAGCATTTCTGGATATCGAATCGAATGATCAAGTGCGCTCTTTGGAG gaatatataaaaaaacaaagtgaTAAGGAAATTGCTAAGGGTATGGCAGTTGCTGGAGGAGCCGCTCTTGTACTCGGTGGCATATTGGGACTAGGAATCGCTATGGCTAGGAA TAAACCAAAACGGGAGAAATAA